In one window of Pseudanabaena sp. BC1403 DNA:
- the rpsD gene encoding 30S ribosomal protein S4 yields the protein MSRYRGPRLRIVRRLGELPGLSRKQPKHAYPPGMHGQDRKKRSEYAVRLEEKQKLRFNYGLTETQMLRYVRRARRVKGSTGLVLLQLLEMRLDNTVFRMGFAPTIPAARQLVNHGHITINGKSVTIPSYGCRPGEVISVKDNEKSRKIVERNLEFPGLSNIPSHLEFDKAKMTGKVNGVVEREWVALQVNELLVIEYYSRQA from the coding sequence ATGTCCCGTTATAGAGGTCCGCGCCTCAGAATCGTCAGAAGACTCGGAGAGCTTCCCGGTCTAAGTCGCAAACAACCTAAGCACGCATATCCACCTGGAATGCATGGTCAAGATCGCAAAAAGCGCTCTGAATATGCTGTGCGCCTCGAAGAAAAGCAAAAGTTACGCTTTAACTATGGTCTCACCGAGACTCAAATGCTGCGTTATGTACGTCGAGCTAGACGAGTTAAGGGTTCTACAGGCTTAGTATTGCTACAATTGCTAGAAATGCGTCTAGACAATACCGTTTTCCGTATGGGATTTGCACCGACGATCCCTGCTGCGCGTCAACTGGTAAACCATGGACATATCACTATTAATGGTAAGAGTGTCACCATTCCTAGTTACGGCTGCCGCCCAGGTGAAGTAATTAGCGTTAAAGATAACGAAAAATCTCGTAAAATTGTCGAGCGTAATCTCGAATTCCCTGGTCTTTCTAACATTCCTAGCCATTTAGAATTTGATAAGGCGAAGATGACTGGTAAGGTCAATGGCGTTGTCGAACGCGAATGGGTAGCACTGCAAGTGAACGAACTGCTGGTTATTGAGTACTACTCACGCCAAGCTTAA
- a CDS encoding DUF3038 domain-containing protein — translation MQLNISAPVNLDLHVPKDFVRGCPRSVRMDIDHLLLAIEALDLEAVEVMLVLIEQLGLEKTIPSRVAFWRLRNTNPLRRNYQRASLSWDELKALVKIVCTIAKQLDTGLRLLLSTHQQMIEGKIEALGLQQNQVFLENYIDRFTSLYIGRMRSPSPLNKEEIRELALQLLTRLLLCSGVAGEFRLWNSLFDGAIA, via the coding sequence ATGCAGTTAAATATTTCTGCTCCTGTAAACCTCGATTTACACGTTCCTAAGGACTTTGTTAGGGGTTGTCCCCGCAGTGTCCGCATGGATATTGATCATCTGCTTCTAGCGATCGAGGCGCTGGACTTAGAAGCAGTTGAAGTAATGCTGGTCTTAATCGAGCAGTTAGGTTTAGAAAAGACGATTCCTAGTCGTGTTGCTTTTTGGCGACTACGTAATACGAATCCGCTGCGACGCAACTATCAACGAGCGAGTCTAAGCTGGGATGAGCTCAAGGCATTGGTAAAGATTGTTTGCACGATCGCTAAGCAGTTAGATACGGGTTTACGCTTACTGCTGAGTACCCATCAACAGATGATTGAGGGCAAGATCGAGGCATTAGGTTTACAGCAAAATCAAGTTTTTTTAGAAAATTATATTGATCGCTTCACATCTTTATATATCGGTCGGATGCGATCGCCTTCCCCCCTGAATAAAGAAGAAATTCGTGAGTTGGCGTTGCAATTGCTGACGCGGTTATTGTTGTGTAGTGGTGTTGCCGGCGAATTTCGCCTGTGGAATAGTTTGTTTGATGGAGCGATCGCCTAA
- a CDS encoding DUF4335 domain-containing protein — translation MIQRSYSLPSCTLLVDGIITGSDVMSILTSFSCRFSHHTEPIVGGLELLNALVKVVGAYAQALKSNTLVAIPEKQIRLEPEGKHLHVLSVLLNEADAYNPKQLQIKLNTIQLFDLMESLDRLCCDPTTLPDLKLVTQISDYRSQSQLNSQAVPAIAGVVSLAIAATVLYFIPIPKPQPKPAQTVPVQTKPLPKVTTPPTVSPTSSPTPENSASPESSPTPTSSASPN, via the coding sequence ATGATTCAACGCAGCTATAGTTTGCCTAGTTGTACTTTGCTGGTTGATGGGATCATCACGGGTAGTGATGTGATGTCAATTTTGACCAGCTTTAGTTGCCGCTTTAGCCATCACACTGAGCCAATTGTGGGTGGTTTGGAACTGCTAAATGCTTTAGTTAAAGTCGTAGGAGCCTATGCTCAAGCTCTAAAAAGTAATACTTTGGTGGCAATTCCCGAAAAGCAGATACGTCTCGAACCAGAAGGAAAACATCTCCATGTGCTTTCGGTATTGCTCAATGAAGCCGATGCCTACAATCCTAAGCAGTTACAAATCAAACTAAATACAATTCAGCTTTTTGATCTGATGGAGAGTCTAGATCGTCTATGTTGCGATCCAACAACTTTGCCTGACTTGAAACTGGTGACTCAGATTTCTGACTACCGATCGCAGTCTCAGTTAAATAGTCAGGCTGTACCAGCGATCGCTGGTGTGGTGAGTTTGGCGATCGCGGCAACGGTTTTGTATTTTATCCCCATCCCAAAACCTCAACCAAAGCCAGCTCAGACTGTTCCTGTGCAAACTAAACCATTGCCTAAGGTGACAACTCCACCAACAGTTAGTCCCACAAGTTCGCCAACTCCTGAGAATTCAGCAAGTCCTGAGAGTTCGCCAACTCCTACTTCTAGTGCTAGCCCAAATTAA